The Blastocatellia bacterium DNA segment ATGTTTATAATATTATTTATGGTGTTGGAGGGGGGCTTTTAACGGCTGCTCTAGTAAGTTTATTAATGCCAATAATGGAATCTTTATTTGATATTTTAACGGATGTTAAATTACTAGAACTTTCTAATATGAATTTGCCACTTTTGAGAGAATTAGCTATTGAAGCACCTGGGACACAGCAACATTCTATGTTAGTAGGTAGCTTAGCAGAAACGGCTGCTGAAGCAATTAATGCCAATGCTTTATTGGTTCGTGTAGGCTGTTATTATCATGATATAGGTAAAATGATGGCACCAAATATGTTTATTGAAAATCAAGCAGGAGGGCCAAATCCGCACGATAAAATGGAGCCAAAACGTAGTGCTAGTGTAATTACAGGACATGTTAGAAAAGGTATTTTAATGGGACAAGAATCAGGTCTTCCAAAAGAAATTATTGATATTATTCCTCAACATCATGGAACTAGACGCTTACATTACTTTTATAATAAAGCTCTTGCTCAATATTCAAAGACAGGTGAACCAGTTAATGAAGAACATTATCGCTACCCAGGGCCTAAGCCACAAAGCCGAGAAGCTGCCATTGTAATGCTATCTGATTGTGCCGAAGCTGCTGCTAGAACGCTAGATGATCCAACTCCAGAAAGTATTCGCCTAATAGTTAAAAAAATTACAGAAGATATTATTGCTGATGGGCAACTAGAAGAATGTGAAATGACAATGAGAGAGTTTAACCAAGTTAGAGAAGCTTTAATTCAAACACTTTGTAGTATTTACCACCACCGTATTAAATACCCTGGATTTAATTCTGAAGATAAATCAGAAAGAAGTATGGCACCACCAACAAAAAATATTGCTACTGTTACTACTGAGCAACAAAAAATGGCTGCTAAAGCTAGTTCTGCTTCAGTTGATAATAAAGACATTGTTGCGGATAATAAAACAACCAATAAACCAACTGCTAAGTCCAAAAAACACAATTAAATTTATCAATAGAGTTTAGGTAAAGAATATGAGAAAAATTTTAAGCTATATAATAATTTTATCTTTCTTATTTCTAACTACAAATATTGTTATTGTACAAGCTCAACAAACAAACGATTCTAAAAATAATCCTATAGTTTTACCTATTCAATCTGTTGGACAAATACCAAAAAGTGTTGCTATTAATGCTAATAATAACCTGGTAGTTAATAAAAATACTGTTTTTGTTTCTTCAGGAACAGATGATTTTATTTGTGCTTATGAACTAAATACAGGAGAACAATTAGCTAAATTTCAAACAGGAAAAAGGGCTAGTAGTTTAAGCCTTTTTAGTGATGGTAAAAAAGAGTTATTAGCTGTAGTAAATCTAAATAATCCAACAAAAAACGAGCCTATAACGCTTTCTTTGCTTGATATTAGCCAGCCTAAAAAACTTAAACTTGTTTCTGCTTTTATTTTGCCACCAGATTTTATTCTAGCTAACTCCTTAAAACCTGTTTTTGATGCAACAGGGGATCATTTAATAGTTGCTGATAAAAATATTGGTAATTTGCTTGTTTTTGAAACTGCAACTGGTCGTATGGTGCAGCAATTCCCTCTAAATGGTGGTATAAGTAGCTTATCTGTTTTTCATCAGGGACAACAATCTTTATTAGCAGCTACTTCTGTTGCTACTGCTAAAATAACTATATTAGAACTTAATAGCGACAACAAATTAAAAGTGTGTTTTTTATTCCTCCTGATGCAGGATTAACTGCTAGTAATAACTTAGTTTTTAATAAAACTGGTAATGTTGCTTATATTGCAGCAACAAAAAGCAATAAGTTATTTTCCTTTAACACTTCTACAGGGTTATTAATAGATCAATATAACTTAGGTGATAGTCCAGCCAAAATAGCATTAACTAGCTTTGGAGATAAAGCAAAAATTGCTATTGTAAATACAGGTAAAAATCATGGCTTTTTAGCAAATAGTGTTTCAATAATTGAGTCTGATAGCTTAGGAATATTTTGGGGTGCAACTGTGTTTTTACCACCTGCTAACACAAACCTTGTTGCTAGTAGTAGCCTAAATTTTAGTGAAAATGGGGAAGTTGGTTTTGTTGGTACTCAAAACCAAGATATCTTTCTTTTTGACGCTAAAACAGGTGAACAATTAGCTACTGCTAAACTAATTGGAACAGCAACTAGATTTACTTTGACAAATGATAAATTAGTCGCCTTAACTAATGAGATAGATATTAAACGCTTGGTAATAATTGACTTAACTAATATTGTAAAACCTTCTATTAATCTAGTAGTAGAACAAAAACCAATATTAACAACATCTGATAATAATATTAAAACACAACCTGTATTAATTAAAATTAACAAAGTAAAAGCCTGTAAGGTACGTAAAACAGTAAAAGTAAAAATTATTGGAAAAGGGTTTAAGACTAATTCTCAAATTTTAGTTAATGATCAAATAGTTACAGACTTTTACTTAAAAGGAAAGAGTTTACTTGCTACATTTCCAGTTAAGTTTTTACAAGGCAAGAGGCAGTTTCAAGTTGTAATTAAAAATTTAGATGGTACAAGTTCACTGGAATTTAATAAACAGCTTAATTGTCGTCGCTAGATAAGATTAAATAAGTCTTTATTTATCTCTAAGTTATACTCTAGTTTAGAGATAGTATCTATTTGTAAAATATTATTTGGCATTAAGGAGTTTTCCTCTAGTGGAGTTGGAATATTATTTATATTTTGGAAATTACCGTAGGAAGTATAAATATTAGTTTGTTGATCTAATAGTCCTAAACAAAGAAAAAGCATTGGATCAAAATAATAAGTAGCTGATAAACTAGGTAAGTCTAATACATAAGTAGAAAAATTATTAACAAATTTTAGCCCCTGAAAATCATGTTGATACTCATCAATATGTGCTAAAAAATTACGTGGATATAGCCTCACGCTACGTTTAATTGCCATTATTTCAGATACATCTAAATCAGAAAATGATGTTGAAGACTTATTTTCTGTTATAGGTAGGGTTTTTTGTTTTCCTACCATGTCATTTAATATCGTGATAATTGTTTTTTCAGCAAAATATTTTTCAAAACGAATACGTCCGCCTTGGGCGCGATAAACATTAATTTTGTATTTTTCTACTAATTGATCTGATAAATATAGGCTACGTTCAACTTGGCAATATAAACTAAATATTGATGTTAGTTGTACTTTTCCTCCTAATACTTGCAAACATTTTTCAATAAAATTTTCTTTTTGCATAGGTTACTTTCTTGATAATTTTAAACACTTACATAATTTCCATTACTTTAATGTTTTTTTTTTCATTATTGCAGATATTTTTTCCGAAAAACTGGGAGATTTAATTTTAAAAATTTATTTTCCTGAATATAATAGTTACACTAGAAATAATTACTAAGTGTGGGGGGAATTAGTAAAAGTTTTTCTTAAAACAAATATTGTGTTTTATCTTTAATATATTTATTAATTAGTTGGAGAAAAAGTAATGAAAAAAACTCAAAGTGTAGAAAAGAAAACTAACAGAGAAAATTCCGCAAGGATAGGTCGTCCTCTAAAATCCTATAGGCAAATTTCTGTTACTAGCAACAAAACTATTGACCGTGCTTTAGAATTAATGGTTTTACAAGGACTATCAAAATCTAAAGAAAAGGCTGCTACTATGTTATTAAGTAGTGCAGCAAACAAGTTTATTAAGAATAATTTAAGAATGGTTTCTGCTCTTTCTTTAGAAGAATTTTTAGATACAACAGATTTACTTGAAGACTATGAAGAAGAAGTCTTAGAGCAAGAAGCAAGTAATTAATAATTTTAATAAATTTAATTTCTTATATTTAGTAACTAGCTCAGCAACTACTGGGCTAGACTAAACTATTGCTCAACCAGATAAGTATAAGAAAAATTACTACCGTTAGTAAAAATCACTTCCTTAAATTCTAAACCAGCAAATAATTCTTTGTTGATTGGTAATGCACAAAACTGATCTGCATCGCTTTGTTCCATACCATCAGCTAAAAATTTAAGTGTTTCTGCTAGATCACCAACAGTTTCTATTGTTAGGTTAACATTTTGTTTTTGGAAATATTTTGTTAATTCTAAAGCAAAATTTTTTCTTAACTGTACTAATAATGGAGTTTTACCTTCACTAAGTTGTGGATCTGTGTAAAGACTGCCTAAGAATTTTGCTTCTTCAGCACTACGAGTAATTTTAACTCGTGGGTCAGCCTTTTTTGCCCAAAGAATTTCTACTCTAATATCTGCATTTTTATATTCTGGCTTAAATTCAAAAGCAGGTTCTTGATAAGGACGTTTTTCTATTTCAGCTTGTTCAGCAGGAGAAGAAAACGTTTTTTGCCAAACTCCTACTTGTTGTTTACGTGCATTTTGTTGGTAGATTAAAAAGTCTGTTGCATTTTTTTGAATATATTTATTTGAGTAAAAGCAAAATCCCCGCCTAATTAAATCTCCATTAACAAAGTAATTGTCTGAAACTCGGTAAACATAAGCTAATCTACGTCCATACTCATCCCGGTGAGCAGTAATAGCATTTTTATTGTCATCTAGTAAATCTACTTCTTGACCAAGTAGTTGTGTTATTAGAAATTGACGGGTTTCTTTAGCATAATATTCATCATTTTGAGGTGATAGCACACCAATTAAACGAACGGCTTGACCACCATCTACAATAATTGTATCGCCGCTAACTACTCTAATAACAATTTTATATTCAGCCGCTTGAGCTAATTGCGGCATTAATAGAAATAATAAAAATAGAAATAATGATGATACTAATGAATAAAACTTAGTCATGGTTAATACCTCAAAAATTTTTGTTGGCCTAAAAAGGTATGCTTATATCTTATTTATAATAAGATATATAGTTTATTTTTAGCTACTAGTTTGCTACTGAAGCAGAAATTATAGACTTTAAGATTATAAATCCTATTAATAAGGTTGGCAGCAGTATTAGAATTAAAATTAATAAAATATCAAAAACTATCCAATAATTAACAAATTTAGCAGCTAGAAAGTCTACCTTAGCAATAACTTTATTGCCAATATTAGTTATTAATTTATCTAAAACAAATACTTGTTCTACTTTATCTCTTTGATGTTTTTTTATTTCATTACGAACTTTTTCTATATGAGAATTAAGATTTTTTAATTCATTTTTTAGCTCATTAATATCTTCTTTTGGCTTTGATATAGAAAAAAAAGCACTTTGGCAACGTTGATAATAGTTATTTATAGGATCAAAGAAATCTTTTTGGTGACAAATTTCACACCTTGAAGGAAGAGTTTTTGATTTAACTTCTATTTTTGACATATTTTTATCATTAAATTAAATTAATAATATAAAAGATGCCATTATTTGAGAAGTAGTTATTAAATTAATTACATTGTAGTTAATTTTCTGGATGCTTGCTTAGTAAATCTTCTAGCATTGAATTGATTGAATCACTAACTTTTTTTAGATCTGGTAAAAAGCTATTTAATGAATTTTCTGATTCTAAGATTTGCGGGGTAGCTTTGATTATGCTTTGAGCTAGTTTTAATGTGTAAATAGCTTTACTAGGCTTTTCAAGCCCTAAGTGACAATAAGCTAGTAAATAAAGAGTAGCAAATTGCTGGTCTTTACAACCCACAGAGCTAAATTGCTGTTGGGCCGAAGCTAGCATTGGCAAAGCAGTCTTAAAATCTCCTAATTCATAATCAATAAACCCCATTATTAAACGAGCCTCAGCACTTTCTTTAACAAAATGTAACTCATCAAATAAATCTCTTGCTTCAGCAGCAGCAGCACGTGCATTTGTCCAATCACCACAACTAATATAATAAAGTGAAGAGCTAAATAAATCTTTTGCATCTCTAGCTATTTCGTCATTATCTTCGTCATCATCATTTTCATTTAATATTAGGTATTGTTCATTAGGCATAACAATTTTAATCCTCTGGATCTAGTTCATCCCTATCTTGCTCTTGTTCAATTTCTAGTAGAAAGCTAGTAAAACGATTAGTTGCATCCAAAACAGCATTAGCGGTTCCCCAAATAACTTTTTCTGATCTTACAATGCTAGCACCAGTTAAATTTAACTCTAAATCATCAAAACTAACATCTAAAACGGTAACTATTAAAGCATCATCTAAAAACTTAGGGTTTAGTTTAAGAGCTTTTTTTAAGACAAATACTGCTCCTTCAGGTAGAGCTTTTTTTAAGGCTTGTATTGTTGCTAGGGCGGTGGCTTCTAATATTCCTTGGTCAATAGGGGGAATATTTACTTGTCCAATTGATAAACGGTTGTCTACCTGTAAAATAACCCTTACTTGTTCTGGATTTGGACTAGACAAGGGAAGGGATTCTACTCTTTTTAATAGTATGCGACGGTTACTTATCTTTGTTGCCATAAATTAATAATTGGCTTCTAAGTATTTCTTTAATTTTCTCCATAAAATTTAGCAATTTTTGAAACTATATAATCAAGTTGCTCTCTAGTTAATTCTGCATAAATTGGTAGTGATAAAACTGTAGCAGCAGCCTTTTCTGACTCAGGTAGTGAGCTTTGGCCTAAATAAGCAAAACAATCTTGCTCGTGTAGTGCTAATGGATAATAAATTTCTGTTGTAATACCATTTTCTTTTAAGTAATTCATTAAATTATTTCTATCAGAAACGCAAATAGTATATTGATGGAAAGTATGACGACAGTAGGGAAGCACTTTAGGCGTTTTAACTTGTTTTAAGTTATATGTAGCAAATAACTTATCATAGTAAGCAGCATTTTCTTGGCGGGATTTTGTCCAACTTTCTAAATACTTAAGTTTAACTCTTAAAACTGCCGCTTGAAGCTCATCTAGTCTACTATTAATACCTAGCGTTCTATAGTAATACTTAGGATTACTTCCGTGTACACGTAAAATTTTTAGTTTTTCTGCTAGTTCTGCGTTATTTGTAAGCATCATACCGCCATCACCAGCAGCACCAAGATTTTTAGTAGGAAAGAAGCTTAAACAACTAATTAGACCTAAAGAACCCGCTTGACGGCCTTTGTATTCTGAACCAATTGCTTGAGCAGCATCTTCAATGACTGCTAAATTATGATTTTCAGCTATAGCTAGGATTTCGTCCATTTCAGCACATTGACCAAAAAGATGCACAGGGATTATAGCACGGGTTTTTTCTGTGATTTTTTCTGTAATTAACTTAGGGTCTAAGTTAAAAGTATCTGGATCAATATCAATAAAAACAGGTTTTGCACCTAATCTAGCAATTGAGCCAGCCGTAGCAAAAAAAGTAAAAGGTGTTGTAATTACTTCATCACCTGGCTTTATATCAATTGCCATTAAAGCTAGTAGCAGAGCATCTGAACCAGAAGCACATCCAATAGCAAAATCTGTTTGACAGTAGTTAGCAAGTTCTTTTTCTAAGGCTATACCTTCTTTTCCTAAAACAAAGTATTGGCTTTCAAAAACAGATTCTACGGCTGACATTATTTCTGCTTGGATGCTTTTATATTGTGCTTTTAAGTCTAAAATAGGGATAGAAAATTTAGTTTCCGTCTTCACAAGTCTTAATCCTTAAACTTTTCTTTTTATTACTAAAGCCTTTAATAATATTAGTAATTGCAAATACTACAAGTAGGCTTTGCTTATTAGAGAATTATATTTCTACACGTTCCTTAACATTTTCTGAACTGCTATCTTTAACAAAAAAATCTTCTAGTGCTGGTTTTACAGGATTAATAGAGACTAACCTTCCTTTATGTTGTCTTATCAATGCTAATACTGCATCAATATAGCTTTCATCTTGGATATGGATTTGGATTCCACTAGATGTTTCTATTATTTTTTTTGCCTTTTCTTGAAAAGATGAAATATCTGTAGATTTAATTCCCTGGACTACTACTTCTAAGGTAGAATCACGCTGGTCTTGTAGATCAGAAAGTTTACCATAACCAACTAGCTTACCTTTCTTTAAAATAGATACACGATCACATAAAACTTCAACATCAGAAAGAATATGAGTAGAAAAAAACACAGTTTTTCCTTGTTCACGAAGTGAGCGAATAATATCGCGTACCTCTCGACGACCAATAGGATCTAATCCAGACATTGGCTCATCCATAAAAACTATTTTTGGATCGTTGACAAGTGCTTGAGCAATACCTATTCTTTGTAACATACCTTTAGAAAATTTACGTAATTGCCTATCTGCTGCAAATTCTAAATCAACTAACTTAAGCAGACTACTAATTCTATTTTTACATTCTTGGTTGGAGAGAGAAAAAATTTTTCCGCAATAAGTAAGAAATTCACGTGCAGTTAAGTAGTCATAAAAGTAAGGAGCTTCAGGTAAATAACCTATGTGTTTACGCATGTTTATATCATCAAGTGGACGATCTAAAATTTTAGCTGTTCCAGTAGTAGAAAAAATAAGGCTCATTAATATTTTTAATGTAGTGGTTTTACCTGCTCCATTGCCTCCAAGAAAGCCAAAGATTTCTCCTTCATAAACTTGAATGCTTAAGTTATCTAATGCTCTTTGTGGTTTAGGTCGCCAAAAGCCTACCATATAATCTTTGCTTAACTTATCAATCTCTATTACAGTTTTCACCTTTGTATCCTCCTAAAAAGCATCTTGA contains these protein-coding regions:
- a CDS encoding HDIG domain-containing protein, with protein sequence MATVFALRKFSSRTTLRQRLGSARSFSVICFILVLQTILIRLGLELCQQVAMTFDLIGSPIRYEFLIPFAASALIMTFLLDTIAAELCGLIVCIFTGLLSGGDLGLMIYAILSAIAATYGVERYRHRNSITRAGTIVGLINALAIVTVMLFNRQSVGVEVYVYNIIYGVGGGLLTAALVSLLMPIMESLFDILTDVKLLELSNMNLPLLRELAIEAPGTQQHSMLVGSLAETAAEAINANALLVRVGCYYHDIGKMMAPNMFIENQAGGPNPHDKMEPKRSASVITGHVRKGILMGQESGLPKEIIDIIPQHHGTRRLHYFYNKALAQYSKTGEPVNEEHYRYPGPKPQSREAAIVMLSDCAEAAARTLDDPTPESIRLIVKKITEDIIADGQLEECEMTMREFNQVREALIQTLCSIYHHRIKYPGFNSEDKSERSMAPPTKNIATVTTEQQKMAAKASSASVDNKDIVADNKTTNKPTAKSKKHN
- a CDS encoding thermonuclease family protein — its product is MTKFYSLVSSLFLFLLFLLMPQLAQAAEYKIVIRVVSGDTIIVDGGQAVRLIGVLSPQNDEYYAKETRQFLITQLLGQEVDLLDDNKNAITAHRDEYGRRLAYVYRVSDNYFVNGDLIRRGFCFYSNKYIQKNATDFLIYQQNARKQQVGVWQKTFSSPAEQAEIEKRPYQEPAFEFKPEYKNADIRVEILWAKKADPRVKITRSAEEAKFLGSLYTDPQLSEGKTPLLVQLRKNFALELTKYFQKQNVNLTIETVGDLAETLKFLADGMEQSDADQFCALPINKELFAGLEFKEVIFTNGSNFSYTYLVEQ
- a CDS encoding tetratricopeptide repeat protein, with translation MPNEQYLILNENDDDEDNDEIARDAKDLFSSSLYYISCGDWTNARAAAAEARDLFDELHFVKESAEARLIMGFIDYELGDFKTALPMLASAQQQFSSVGCKDQQFATLYLLAYCHLGLEKPSKAIYTLKLAQSIIKATPQILESENSLNSFLPDLKKVSDSINSMLEDLLSKHPEN
- a CDS encoding DegT/DnrJ/EryC1/StrS family aminotransferase encodes the protein MSAVESVFESQYFVLGKEGIALEKELANYCQTDFAIGCASGSDALLLALMAIDIKPGDEVITTPFTFFATAGSIARLGAKPVFIDIDPDTFNLDPKLITEKITEKTRAIIPVHLFGQCAEMDEILAIAENHNLAVIEDAAQAIGSEYKGRQAGSLGLISCLSFFPTKNLGAAGDGGMMLTNNAELAEKLKILRVHGSNPKYYYRTLGINSRLDELQAAVLRVKLKYLESWTKSRQENAAYYDKLFATYNLKQVKTPKVLPYCRHTFHQYTICVSDRNNLMNYLKENGITTEIYYPLALHEQDCFAYLGQSSLPESEKAAATVLSLPIYAELTREQLDYIVSKIAKFYGEN
- a CDS encoding ABC transporter ATP-binding protein, with product MKTVIEIDKLSKDYMVGFWRPKPQRALDNLSIQVYEGEIFGFLGGNGAGKTTTLKILMSLIFSTTGTAKILDRPLDDINMRKHIGYLPEAPYFYDYLTAREFLTYCGKIFSLSNQECKNRISSLLKLVDLEFAADRQLRKFSKGMLQRIGIAQALVNDPKIVFMDEPMSGLDPIGRREVRDIIRSLREQGKTVFFSTHILSDVEVLCDRVSILKKGKLVGYGKLSDLQDQRDSTLEVVVQGIKSTDISSFQEKAKKIIETSSGIQIHIQDESYIDAVLALIRQHKGRLVSINPVKPALEDFFVKDSSSENVKERVEI